Proteins encoded together in one Rossellomorea sp. y25 window:
- a CDS encoding YlaF family protein, producing the protein MMGNIKWIFVLFSLLAAVSLMGIAISISLQSILLATVSFLFLFIVMGFGFKTKKKYREEGRL; encoded by the coding sequence ATGATGGGTAATATAAAATGGATTTTTGTATTATTTTCTTTATTAGCTGCCGTTTCCCTAATGGGTATCGCGATTTCAATCAGTTTACAAAGCATCCTGCTTGCTACTGTCAGCTTCCTTTTTCTATTTATCGTGATGGGGTTCGGTTTCAAAACAAAGAAAAAATACCGTGAAGAAGGTCGTTTGTAG
- the lpdA gene encoding dihydrolipoyl dehydrogenase gives MVVGDFPIETDTIVVGSGPGGYVAAIRAAQLGQKVTIIEKENMGGVCLNVGCIPSKALITAGHRFHQAQHSDDMGIVAENVKVNFDKVQEWKAGVVKKLTGGVEGLLKGNKAEIVRGEAYLVDTNTLRVMDDNSAQTYKFKNLILATGSRPIEIPSFKFSKRVIDSTGALALTEIPQKLVVIGGGYIGTELGTAYANLGSQVTILEGADDILSGFEKQMTTVVKKGLKKKGVEVVTKAMAKGVEESDSGVVVKYEVKGEEKTVEADYVLVTVGRRPNTDEIGLEEVGIEMSDRGVVKIDKQCRTNIPNIFAIGDIVDGPPLAHKASYEGKIAAEVISGEPAEIDYLGIPAVCFTDPELATVGYSEAQAKEEGIEVIAAKFPFAANGRALALNASDGFMKLVTRKEDGLIIGAQIVGSGASDMIAELGLAIESGMTAEDVAMTIHAHPTLGEISMEAAEVAMGSPIHIVK, from the coding sequence ATGGTAGTAGGAGATTTCCCAATCGAAACAGATACAATCGTAGTCGGTTCAGGTCCCGGAGGATATGTAGCTGCAATCCGTGCAGCGCAACTGGGGCAAAAAGTGACAATCATTGAAAAAGAAAACATGGGTGGAGTTTGCTTAAACGTTGGTTGCATCCCATCTAAAGCTCTAATCACAGCGGGTCACCGTTTTCATCAGGCACAACATTCTGATGACATGGGGATCGTAGCTGAAAATGTAAAAGTGAATTTTGATAAAGTTCAAGAGTGGAAAGCTGGAGTTGTTAAGAAATTAACTGGCGGTGTAGAAGGCCTTCTTAAAGGAAATAAAGCAGAAATCGTACGCGGTGAAGCTTACCTTGTAGATACTAATACATTGCGTGTGATGGATGACAACTCTGCTCAAACATACAAGTTCAAAAACTTGATTCTTGCAACTGGTTCACGCCCAATCGAAATCCCTAGCTTCAAGTTCTCAAAACGCGTCATCGATTCAACAGGAGCTCTTGCTCTTACTGAAATTCCACAGAAGCTTGTGGTAATCGGTGGAGGTTACATCGGAACTGAACTTGGTACTGCTTACGCAAACCTTGGATCCCAAGTAACGATTTTAGAAGGTGCCGACGATATCCTTAGCGGTTTCGAAAAGCAAATGACTACGGTCGTGAAAAAAGGTCTTAAGAAAAAAGGCGTCGAGGTTGTAACGAAAGCAATGGCTAAAGGCGTTGAAGAAAGCGATAGCGGCGTAGTTGTTAAATATGAGGTAAAAGGTGAAGAGAAGACGGTTGAAGCTGATTACGTGCTTGTAACAGTAGGCCGTCGTCCAAATACGGATGAAATCGGTCTTGAAGAAGTTGGCATCGAGATGTCAGACCGCGGTGTTGTCAAAATTGATAAGCAGTGCCGTACGAACATCCCTAACATCTTCGCAATCGGTGACATCGTAGATGGACCACCACTTGCTCACAAAGCTTCTTACGAAGGTAAAATTGCTGCTGAAGTCATCTCAGGTGAACCGGCAGAAATCGATTACCTCGGTATTCCTGCTGTGTGCTTCACAGATCCTGAATTAGCGACAGTAGGTTATTCTGAAGCGCAAGCGAAAGAAGAAGGCATCGAAGTGATCGCTGCTAAATTCCCATTCGCTGCTAATGGCCGTGCATTGGCTCTTAATGCGAGTGATGGTTTCATGAAGCTTGTTACCCGTAAAGAAGACGGTTTAATTATCGGAGCACAAATCGTAGGTTCCGGTGCATCAGACATGATTGCTGAATTAGGACTGGCGATTGAATCCGGTATGACTGCTGAAGACGTTGCGATGACAATTCATGCTCATCCTACATTAGGTGAGATTTCCATGGAAGCAGCAGAAGTTGCAATGGGTAGCCCAATTCATATCGTAAAATAA
- a CDS encoding UPF0223 family protein, with the protein MEYQYPFDIDWSTEEVIDVIAFFEAIEKAYEKGVSRDDLMNRYKRFKEIVPGKAEEKRICNEFEESSGYSSYRVVKKMKELQDADKISMN; encoded by the coding sequence ATGGAATATCAATACCCTTTCGATATTGACTGGTCAACGGAAGAAGTAATTGATGTTATTGCCTTTTTTGAAGCTATTGAAAAAGCCTATGAAAAAGGGGTCTCAAGAGATGATCTAATGAATCGGTATAAGCGATTTAAGGAAATCGTACCCGGTAAGGCAGAGGAAAAGAGAATATGTAATGAGTTTGAAGAGTCAAGCGGCTATTCTTCTTATCGGGTTGTAAAGAAAATGAAAGAACTTCAAGACGCTGACAAAATTTCAATGAACTAA
- a CDS encoding inositol monophosphatase family protein codes for MTNWTELDQNVRTWIREAGEKIRQSFKTELNIKTKSNRNDLVTDMDEATEHFFTENIRNTYPDHQILGEEGYGDDFKELSGITWIIDPIDGTMNFVHQQRNFAISIGIYDGEVGKLGYIYDVVHDELYFASKGHGAYMNDVKLPALDPVPVQDAIVALNALWVTENKRIDRTILSPLVKDVRGTRSYGSAAIELAYVASGRLDAYLTMRLAPWDFAAGKIMIEEVGGVVTDLNGDPLNPLNKSSVFVGKPKLHQTILTDYLERKI; via the coding sequence ATGACAAATTGGACGGAATTAGATCAAAATGTTAGAACGTGGATACGGGAAGCTGGAGAGAAGATTCGTCAATCATTCAAAACAGAGTTAAATATCAAGACGAAGTCGAACCGAAATGATTTGGTAACAGATATGGATGAAGCAACAGAGCATTTCTTTACTGAGAATATCCGAAATACATACCCTGATCATCAAATCCTCGGTGAAGAAGGTTATGGCGATGACTTTAAGGAACTATCAGGTATAACGTGGATAATCGATCCGATCGATGGAACGATGAATTTTGTTCATCAGCAACGGAATTTTGCTATCTCTATCGGCATCTATGATGGAGAAGTAGGTAAATTAGGATACATATATGATGTCGTTCATGATGAGCTATATTTTGCAAGTAAGGGTCACGGAGCTTATATGAATGATGTGAAGCTTCCCGCGCTTGATCCAGTACCGGTTCAGGATGCGATTGTAGCATTAAATGCACTTTGGGTGACTGAGAATAAACGAATTGACCGAACAATTCTTTCGCCACTCGTGAAGGATGTAAGGGGAACTCGTTCCTATGGATCAGCCGCCATTGAATTGGCTTATGTTGCTTCAGGTAGATTGGATGCTTACTTAACAATGCGTTTGGCTCCTTGGGATTTCGCTGCCGGGAAAATTATGATTGAAGAGGTTGGGGGAGTTGTGACAGACCTTAATGGGGATCCCCTGAATCCATTGAATAAAAGCTCGGTGTTTGTAGGAAAACCAAAACTGCACCAAACCATCTTGACTGACTATCTTGAACGGAAGATCTAA
- a CDS encoding GapA-binding peptide SR1P: protein MGTIVCQSCLGTIDHYEDEKVSVLFSNCCDCNDDKELDD from the coding sequence ATGGGAACAATTGTATGTCAATCATGTTTGGGCACTATCGATCATTATGAGGATGAGAAGGTTTCTGTTTTATTCTCTAACTGCTGTGACTGCAACGACGACAAAGAATTAGACGACTGA
- a CDS encoding nitronate monooxygenase — MNWKTRVTELLNIQYPIIQGGLAHLAYAELAAAVSNAGGLGQITAMSLDNPEQLRKEIVKVRSLTDKPFGVNFAIGQHGRPFSEFVDVAIEEKVPVVSVTGGNPTPLFQQLQGKNIVKLVLVASKRQAIKAEELGADAVMVVGQEGGGHLGKDDVGTFVLIPGVVDAVSIPVIASGGVGDGRGLMAALSFGAEGVEMGTRFIATKECVHASEVYKRALIEGDESGTVVIKRSLGAPARAISNTWTKQILDAETSDTGYEGLKSYISGEANKRYIYDGEVNAGFAWAGQVMGLIHDVPSVKDLIQRMICQSESIREKWN; from the coding sequence TTGAATTGGAAAACACGGGTAACAGAGTTATTAAACATTCAATATCCAATAATACAAGGTGGTCTGGCTCATCTGGCATATGCAGAACTGGCTGCAGCCGTGTCGAATGCGGGTGGTCTTGGACAGATTACTGCCATGTCTCTGGACAATCCTGAACAGTTGCGTAAAGAAATCGTAAAGGTAAGGTCTTTAACAGATAAACCGTTTGGAGTGAACTTTGCCATCGGTCAACATGGACGCCCCTTTAGCGAGTTTGTTGACGTTGCCATTGAAGAGAAAGTACCGGTTGTATCCGTTACAGGAGGAAACCCGACGCCCCTGTTTCAACAGCTTCAAGGAAAGAACATTGTTAAGCTTGTATTAGTCGCCTCAAAAAGACAGGCTATCAAAGCGGAAGAACTCGGTGCGGATGCCGTTATGGTTGTTGGACAAGAAGGGGGAGGTCACTTAGGGAAAGATGATGTCGGTACATTCGTCTTGATTCCCGGCGTGGTTGATGCTGTTTCTATTCCGGTCATTGCTTCTGGAGGTGTTGGAGATGGAAGAGGGTTAATGGCTGCTCTCAGCTTCGGAGCTGAAGGAGTTGAGATGGGTACAAGGTTTATTGCTACAAAGGAATGTGTACATGCTTCTGAAGTTTATAAACGTGCCTTGATTGAAGGAGACGAGAGTGGTACAGTAGTCATCAAACGATCTTTAGGGGCTCCGGCAAGAGCCATATCCAACACATGGACCAAGCAGATACTGGATGCTGAAACGTCGGACACTGGCTATGAAGGATTAAAATCATACATAAGCGGGGAAGCCAATAAACGATACATTTACGATGGGGAAGTAAACGCCGGGTTTGCGTGGGCCGGACAAGTAATGGGTTTAATACATGATGTCCCATCGGTTAAAGATCTCATTCAACGAATGATTTGCCAATCTGAGAGCATTCGGGAGAAATGGAATTAA
- a CDS encoding DUF1054 domain-containing protein, with protein MKFNGFKQEDFQVFTINGLEDRMTAIHEQIRPKLDYLGEHFAPTLSALTGEEMFYHVAKHARRSVNPPDDTWVAFANNKRGYKKHPHFQIGLWETHVFIWFAMIYEAPNKVQFGKKAAENADKIRSLIPGHFVWSGDHTKPDATPFSSMSQDEFIALSERVQNVKKAELLCGLHLDKDTAIKLNGDEFIQEVNNAFETLLPLYKMN; from the coding sequence ATGAAATTCAATGGTTTCAAACAAGAAGATTTTCAAGTTTTCACGATTAATGGGTTAGAAGATCGGATGACTGCCATCCATGAACAGATAAGGCCTAAACTTGATTATTTAGGTGAACATTTCGCACCCACTTTAAGCGCATTAACAGGAGAAGAAATGTTTTACCATGTGGCTAAACATGCACGTCGATCAGTTAACCCTCCTGATGATACATGGGTTGCGTTTGCGAATAACAAACGAGGTTATAAGAAACATCCACATTTCCAGATAGGATTATGGGAAACGCATGTTTTCATCTGGTTTGCAATGATCTATGAAGCTCCAAACAAAGTTCAATTCGGTAAAAAGGCTGCAGAAAATGCGGATAAGATAAGATCTTTGATTCCTGGCCACTTTGTTTGGTCTGGAGATCATACAAAACCAGATGCTACACCTTTTTCTTCCATGTCACAGGATGAATTCATTGCTTTAAGTGAAAGAGTCCAAAATGTGAAAAAAGCCGAACTTCTATGTGGACTTCACCTGGACAAGGATACAGCTATTAAGCTGAATGGTGATGAATTTATTCAAGAAGTTAATAATGCCTTTGAAACACTTTTACCCCTTTATAAAATGAACTAA
- a CDS encoding alpha-ketoacid dehydrogenase subunit beta codes for MAQMTMIQAITDALRTELRNNEDVLVFGEDVGLNGGVFRATEGLQKEFGEDRVFDTPLAESGIGGLAIGLALEGYRPVPEIQFFGFVYEVMDSVSGQMARMRYRSGGTYTSPITIRSPFGGGVHTPELHADSLEGLMAQQPGLKVVIPSTPYDAKGLLISSIRDNDPVIFLEHMKLYRSFRQEVPEEEYTIELGKADVKREGTDLSIITYGAMVHESLKAAEELEKEGHSVEVIDLRTVSPLDIDTIMASVEKTNRAIVVQEAQKQAGIAANVVAEINDRAILSLEAPVLRVAAPDTVYSFSQAEPIWLPNHKDVLETAKKVLNF; via the coding sequence ATGGCGCAAATGACAATGATTCAAGCGATCACTGATGCACTGCGCACAGAACTACGCAACAACGAAGACGTTTTAGTTTTTGGTGAGGACGTAGGTCTAAACGGTGGTGTATTCCGTGCGACGGAAGGACTTCAGAAAGAATTCGGTGAAGACCGTGTATTCGATACTCCACTAGCAGAATCAGGAATCGGTGGTTTAGCAATCGGTTTAGCATTAGAAGGGTACCGTCCGGTACCGGAAATCCAATTCTTCGGTTTCGTATACGAAGTAATGGATTCAGTAAGTGGACAAATGGCCCGTATGCGTTACCGTTCAGGTGGAACGTATACTTCTCCAATCACAATCCGTTCCCCATTTGGTGGTGGAGTACATACTCCGGAACTTCATGCGGACAGCTTGGAAGGATTAATGGCTCAGCAACCTGGTTTAAAAGTCGTTATTCCTTCAACACCTTATGACGCTAAAGGTTTATTAATTTCATCTATTCGTGATAATGACCCTGTCATTTTCCTGGAGCACATGAAATTATACCGTTCATTCCGTCAAGAGGTTCCTGAAGAGGAATACACAATTGAACTTGGTAAAGCTGATGTAAAACGTGAAGGTACAGACCTATCCATTATCACTTATGGAGCAATGGTACACGAATCATTGAAAGCGGCTGAAGAACTTGAAAAAGAAGGACACTCAGTCGAAGTAATCGATTTACGTACGGTTAGCCCGTTGGACATTGATACAATTATGGCGTCAGTTGAAAAAACAAACCGTGCCATCGTTGTTCAAGAAGCTCAAAAGCAAGCTGGTATCGCAGCGAACGTGGTTGCTGAAATCAATGACCGTGCGATTCTTAGCCTTGAAGCACCAGTACTTCGTGTAGCGGCACCAGATACAGTGTACTCTTTCTCTCAAGCAGAGCCAATCTGGTTACCAAACCACAAAGACGTTCTTGAAACAGCGAAAAAAGTACTTAACTTTTAA
- a CDS encoding polysaccharide deacetylase family protein, protein MKKILATGLTLLLLTACSGEPTTTNEETKKPDHSEMEKESGKTTEVDSSAEKNTEQEETSEPSEEVVQTKDYRINENNWSINPIGDANPKVVLLTIDDAPDQHALQMAKDLKSLNAPAIFFVNGHFLDTPEEKETLKKIHDMGFTIGNHTYSHSSLKEITPEKQKEEIVSLNDLIESIIGERPKFFRAPFGQNTDYSRQIAAEQKMSLMNWTYGYDWEKQYQNKDAITDIMVNSPYLNDGANLLMHDRTWTSEGLSDIVKGLRDKGYETLDPNRIKTVE, encoded by the coding sequence ATGAAAAAGATTTTAGCAACAGGCTTAACCCTACTACTTTTAACAGCATGCTCAGGTGAACCAACAACCACCAACGAAGAAACCAAGAAGCCTGATCATTCTGAAATGGAAAAAGAGAGCGGGAAGACAACTGAAGTTGATTCTTCAGCAGAAAAAAACACTGAACAGGAAGAGACAAGCGAACCTTCAGAAGAGGTAGTTCAAACAAAGGACTATAGGATTAATGAAAATAACTGGAGCATTAATCCTATAGGTGATGCGAATCCTAAAGTAGTACTCCTTACGATTGACGATGCACCAGATCAACACGCCTTACAAATGGCAAAAGATCTTAAATCGCTGAACGCTCCAGCTATATTCTTTGTAAATGGTCATTTTCTTGATACACCGGAAGAAAAAGAGACTTTAAAAAAGATTCATGACATGGGATTTACGATTGGAAACCATACGTATAGTCATAGCAGTCTGAAAGAAATCACTCCTGAAAAGCAAAAAGAAGAGATTGTATCACTAAATGATCTTATTGAATCCATCATTGGGGAACGACCAAAATTCTTCAGGGCTCCATTTGGTCAGAATACTGACTATAGCCGACAAATTGCAGCCGAACAAAAGATGTCACTAATGAACTGGACATACGGATATGATTGGGAAAAGCAATATCAGAACAAAGATGCAATCACCGATATTATGGTTAACAGCCCTTACCTGAATGATGGGGCAAACCTTCTCATGCATGATCGAACATGGACGAGCGAGGGCTTATCCGATATTGTGAAGGGCCTGCGGGATAAAGGATATGAAACTCTCGATCCAAATAGAATAAAGACAGTTGAATAA
- a CDS encoding aminotransferase class I/II-fold pyridoxal phosphate-dependent enzyme, translating to MSQNETPLFTGLIEHSKKNPVQFHIPGHKKGAGMDPAFKDFIGENALSIDLINIGPLDDLHQPKGMIKKAQDLAAEAFGADHTFFSVQGTSGAIMTMVMSVCGPGDKIIVPRNVHKSVMSAIVFSGAIPVFIHPDIDEDLGISHGITTDAVAKALDQNPDAKGVLVINPTYFGISADLKKIVEISHSYNVPVLVDEAHGVHIHFHDELPLSAMQAGADLAATSVHKLGGSMTQSSVLNMKEGLVSSKRVQTILSMLTTTSTSYLLLASLDVARSRLATEGRELISNTIELSQDIRRQINEIEGLYCVGEEILGTKATYAYDPTKLIVSVKDLGISGFDAEKWLREAYNIEVEMSDLYNILCIITPGDTHVEGDQLVMALKELVISLKKHGDMTPVKVMLPDIPVLSITPRDAFYADTEVIPIDESVGRTIAEFIMVYPPGIPIFIPGEIITQENINYIKTNIEAGLPVQGPEDYDLRHLRVIKEHRAIR from the coding sequence TTGTCTCAGAATGAAACGCCGTTATTTACCGGCTTAATTGAACATAGTAAAAAAAATCCCGTCCAATTCCATATCCCTGGTCATAAAAAAGGGGCAGGTATGGACCCTGCGTTTAAAGATTTTATCGGAGAGAATGCCCTTTCTATTGATTTGATTAACATCGGTCCTTTAGATGATTTACATCAGCCCAAGGGAATGATTAAAAAAGCTCAGGACCTTGCAGCCGAAGCATTTGGTGCCGACCATACTTTCTTCTCTGTTCAAGGAACAAGTGGCGCCATTATGACAATGGTAATGAGTGTATGTGGCCCTGGCGACAAGATCATTGTTCCTAGAAACGTCCATAAATCCGTTATGTCTGCAATTGTATTCTCAGGAGCTATTCCTGTCTTTATCCACCCGGATATTGATGAGGACTTAGGTATCTCTCATGGGATCACAACAGATGCTGTAGCAAAAGCATTGGATCAAAACCCTGATGCCAAAGGTGTTCTGGTCATTAATCCAACTTATTTTGGGATTTCTGCAGACCTTAAAAAGATTGTAGAAATTTCTCACTCATATAATGTTCCAGTTCTTGTGGATGAAGCTCATGGAGTTCATATACATTTCCATGACGAACTTCCCCTCTCAGCTATGCAAGCAGGCGCTGATTTAGCGGCTACCAGCGTTCATAAACTTGGAGGTTCCATGACTCAGAGCTCTGTCCTTAATATGAAGGAAGGACTTGTATCATCGAAACGAGTGCAAACCATCTTAAGTATGTTAACGACAACTTCGACTTCCTATTTATTATTGGCATCCCTCGATGTGGCAAGATCGCGATTAGCCACTGAAGGCCGAGAGCTCATCTCTAATACGATTGAACTTTCGCAGGATATTAGAAGACAAATCAACGAAATCGAAGGATTATACTGTGTGGGGGAAGAAATCCTTGGAACGAAAGCTACCTATGCTTATGATCCAACCAAGTTAATTGTCTCCGTGAAAGATTTAGGCATCAGTGGATTTGATGCTGAGAAGTGGCTAAGAGAAGCTTATAATATCGAGGTTGAAATGTCTGACCTTTATAATATCCTTTGCATCATCACTCCTGGTGACACTCATGTAGAGGGGGATCAACTGGTCATGGCATTAAAAGAGCTGGTGATAAGCCTTAAAAAACATGGAGATATGACACCAGTTAAGGTTATGCTGCCTGACATACCTGTTCTTTCCATTACACCAAGAGATGCTTTTTACGCAGATACTGAGGTCATTCCAATTGATGAGTCTGTCGGAAGAACAATCGCTGAATTCATTATGGTCTATCCTCCAGGAATTCCGATTTTCATCCCTGGTGAAATCATCACCCAAGAAAACATCAATTATATTAAAACCAATATAGAAGCAGGTCTGCCAGTTCAAGGACCTGAAGATTATGATTTACGCCACTTGAGAGTCATTAAAGAGCATAGAGCGATAAGATAA
- a CDS encoding dihydrolipoamide acetyltransferase family protein — protein MSFEFKLPDIGEGIHEGEIVKWFVKPGDKVEEDDVLCEVQNDKAVVEIPSPVAGTVEELLVDEGTVAVVGDTLIKFDAPGYEDLQFKGDDGEKKEAPKADEKTEGQVQGSAESGQDVKKEAAPETKEESTGQDAGVDPNKRVIAMPSVRKYARENGVEIRQVSGSGKNGRVVKEDIDAFLSGDSKPVEAAEEAKTEEKAPEADSKKAAPKAPEGEYPETREKMSGMRKAIAKAMVNSKHTAPHVTLMDEIDVTKLWAHRKKFKEVAAEKGIKLTFLPYIVKALTSALREYPALNTSIDDSTSEIVQKHYYNIGIAADTDKGLLVPVVKNADRKSMFSISNEINELAGKARDGKLSGDEMKGASCTITNIGSAGGQWFTPVINHPEVAILGVGRIAEKPVVKNGEIVAAPVLALSLSFDHRMIDGATAQHALNHIKRLLNDPELLLMEA, from the coding sequence ATGTCATTCGAATTCAAATTACCAGACATTGGTGAAGGTATTCATGAAGGTGAAATCGTAAAATGGTTTGTTAAGCCTGGCGATAAAGTTGAAGAAGACGATGTACTATGTGAAGTTCAAAATGATAAAGCAGTAGTAGAAATTCCATCTCCGGTAGCAGGGACAGTTGAAGAACTTCTTGTTGACGAAGGTACTGTAGCAGTAGTAGGTGATACACTTATTAAGTTCGACGCGCCTGGTTACGAAGATCTTCAGTTCAAAGGTGATGATGGAGAGAAGAAAGAAGCTCCTAAAGCTGACGAGAAAACAGAAGGTCAAGTTCAAGGATCTGCTGAATCTGGTCAGGATGTTAAGAAAGAAGCTGCTCCTGAAACCAAGGAAGAATCAACAGGTCAAGATGCTGGAGTTGATCCTAATAAGCGTGTCATCGCTATGCCTTCTGTTCGTAAATACGCTAGAGAAAACGGTGTGGAAATTCGCCAAGTATCCGGTTCTGGTAAAAACGGACGTGTTGTCAAGGAAGATATCGATGCTTTCTTAAGCGGAGATTCTAAGCCGGTAGAAGCTGCTGAAGAAGCGAAAACAGAAGAAAAAGCACCAGAAGCTGATTCTAAAAAAGCTGCGCCTAAAGCTCCAGAGGGTGAATACCCTGAAACTCGCGAGAAAATGAGTGGTATGCGTAAAGCAATTGCGAAAGCAATGGTCAACTCTAAACATACAGCTCCTCACGTAACATTAATGGATGAAATTGATGTGACAAAACTTTGGGCTCACCGCAAGAAGTTCAAAGAAGTTGCAGCTGAAAAAGGTATTAAATTAACATTCTTACCTTATATCGTTAAAGCATTAACAAGTGCATTACGTGAATATCCGGCGCTAAACACATCTATTGATGATTCAACGAGCGAAATCGTACAAAAGCATTATTACAACATTGGTATCGCAGCGGATACTGACAAAGGACTATTAGTACCTGTTGTGAAGAATGCTGATCGTAAATCCATGTTCTCAATTTCAAATGAAATTAACGAACTGGCTGGCAAAGCTCGTGATGGTAAGCTTTCAGGAGATGAAATGAAAGGTGCTTCATGTACAATCACGAATATTGGTTCTGCTGGTGGACAATGGTTTACTCCGGTAATCAACCATCCAGAGGTTGCCATCCTTGGAGTCGGACGTATTGCAGAAAAACCTGTAGTTAAAAATGGTGAAATTGTAGCCGCACCTGTGTTAGCATTATCATTGAGCTTCGATCACCGCATGATCGACGGAGCTACTGCTCAACATGCACTTAACCATATCAAGCGTTTGTTGAACGATCCAGAATTATTATTAATGGAGGCGTAA